The Neoarius graeffei isolate fNeoGra1 chromosome 25, fNeoGra1.pri, whole genome shotgun sequence genome includes a region encoding these proteins:
- the rps25 gene encoding small ribosomal subunit protein eS25 isoform X1, with protein sequence MPPKDSKQKKDTSKAKKDKDPVNKSGGKAKKKKWSKGKVRDKLNNLVLFDKATYDKLYKEVPNYKLITPAVVSERLKIRGSLARAALLELLGKGMIKLVSKHRAQVIYTRNTKGTDEGAPEKDA encoded by the exons ATG CCACCCAAGGACAGTAAGCAGAAGAAGGATACGTCTAAGGCCAAAAAGGACAAAGATCCCGTCAATAAATCTGGAGGCAAAGCGAAAAAGAAG AAGTGGTCCAAAGGGAAGGTGAGGGACAAGCTTAACAACCTGGTCCTCTTCGACAAGGCCACTTATGACAAGCTGTACAAAGAAGTCCCGAACTACAAGCTCATCACGCCCGCTGTGGTCTCCGAGAGGCTGAAGATTCGAGGCTCCTTGGCCAGGGCGGCTCTCCTCGAACTGCTCGGCAAAG GTATGATCAAACTTGTGTCAAAGCACAGGGCTCAGGTGATCTACACGCGCAACACCAAGGGCACTGATGAGGGAGCACCCGAGAAGGATGCGTAA
- the rps25 gene encoding small ribosomal subunit protein eS25 isoform X2 produces the protein MPPKDSKQKKDTSKAKKDKDPVNKSGGKAKKKKWSKGKVRDKLNNLVLFDKATYDKLYKEVPNYKLITPAVVSERLKIRGSLARAALLELLGKGMIKLVSKHRAQVIYTRNTKGTDEGAPEKDA, from the exons CCACCCAAGGACAGTAAGCAGAAGAAGGATACGTCTAAGGCCAAAAAGGACAAAGATCCCGTCAATAAATCTGGAGGCAAAGCGAAAAAGAAG AAGTGGTCCAAAGGGAAGGTGAGGGACAAGCTTAACAACCTGGTCCTCTTCGACAAGGCCACTTATGACAAGCTGTACAAAGAAGTCCCGAACTACAAGCTCATCACGCCCGCTGTGGTCTCCGAGAGGCTGAAGATTCGAGGCTCCTTGGCCAGGGCGGCTCTCCTCGAACTGCTCGGCAAAG GTATGATCAAACTTGTGTCAAAGCACAGGGCTCAGGTGATCTACACGCGCAACACCAAGGGCACTGATGAGGGAGCACCCGAGAAGGATGCGTAA